The Seriola aureovittata isolate HTS-2021-v1 ecotype China chromosome 16, ASM2101889v1, whole genome shotgun sequence genomic interval catttgcacttGTCCAACCTGCAAGACATCAGAGGATAATTTTAGCTGTGTGATTATTTACACAGTGGCACTGCAAGACAGAGGATGTTTCAAGTACACGCAGTGTAATTTGTTGCTAAATTATAGAGGTCACTGTGTTTAGAAATAGCCCAGGTAGCAATTTGCAGCATTAATGAGCTGTTATTTAATTGCGGAGCTGTCACTTGTTTCCagtttgaaagaaaacagaaagacacttttttattctctttttttttttttgtcagcatcTTCGCACCCTCTCATGTAAGCAACCATTGACCTGTGACAGTTCTTCCATCAAAAGGCTTTCATAACTCGACCTTGTTGCGTAACATACCTGCGGCTTGTTCCCGTGTCCGACTAAGCTGGCGCCGACATCATCGTATCTAGGTCAATTTTCTTGACAAGATAATCCCATCTAAACTGTTGTTGGATTAACAGCTAAAATAAACCTGTTCAGATGATGGGTCACTGCCTGTTTCAATGTTTAATCCGACGGCTTAATGAAAGTTACCGACCAGATGTTCTAATTAGGGCCAGACTATTGGTCGGTTGCCAAGGCTGTTATTGACACTGATATGTTTGGATTGAAGCTACTGGAAGCTGATGTTTTGCAATGATTGTTCATATTTACctaaaaaattacaaaaggtAAAAAGCCCTAAGATACATTTAAACCATCACTGGATGCTAAAACAAAGCTAACAACATGTTTAGGGAGAGAAACAGCTTCTTAAGGTTGACTGAGGCAGGTTTTTCAGACTAAAACCCTGAAGCTGTTGAGGAAAATCCTCCCACATCACACTGGGAGCTGTCACCAGCTGGTATTAAATAAAAGGTCAACATAGACCTGACATCACAGCAAGTCGATACATCAACCAAAgccttgtttttgcttttaattatcCAGATTAACAGTCATATCCTGGCTTTTCGTTGATAATCGGCTGTTCGGCTGGACAAGCCTGTCGGGCAACagaggcaagaagaagaagagacaagcTGTGTGTCCTCTCCGCCGCTCGGCTCCGATTAGACTGCTATTGTCGGACTTTTAGTTGAACACTGGCCTCAAATCCAGGACAAAGAGCAGCTTTGACATGTGGGGCCTGATAGGGAAAACAATGTTCTGGATTCCCTGGACGCCTACAGTGCAGTCCTACTAATTTAATTTTGCAACTATACAGACCGGTTCACCACAGAGCTACTTCGATTCAAAGACCCGAAACTGGAGAGGTCGTTGCTCGCCCCGAGGGCACAAAGGCCACGTCCTTGGTGTTTTCATTCGAATTTTTCATGTGCAAAGCGGCACATGGAGAGTCTACAACTGAGCGCTTACTCATGAAGGATTCACTGTTTATTCAAAATCACCTTTCgatggtgaaaaagaaaaatatatgatcacctgtttgaattcaaaatacaaaacaggCTGTGTCTCCAGCTGGGGGGCGTTCCCAGAATATTTTAACCTGTTTGACCCGCCGATGCTAAGCTAACGTTGTTCACCTCGCTTCACCAAACTTGGAGTAATCGAGGAAAGAGAAGTAATGTTTGGAATAATCTTGGATTTGACGccatgaatgaaaaaatggaTGCACAACGCAACAGCCTCACGGTAAACTCAGCTTGTGTGAGGCAGCGGAGGTGCAGCTATTGAACAGAACCATCATTTCTACAGTGTAGTTTAGGAATAAGCAACATTGACTCGGATGAATTTGAACATGCAAACTTGTTCAAACGTGACTTTTTTGAAACAGTGACAGTCCTGtggttaatatttttattactgttttattgGATCCCTTTAGTATTgcaaaaagttgtttttaagcAGCATTTATACTTTTAATCCAGCAAATGCAGAATAAAGGACGTTTGATTGAACAgttaactaaataaataacattttttgtaactgaaatattatttttatatttattttttattatatttgaaatGACCGTTCCCACTGTGACTCATGTCGCAATAtctgtgaaaataatcattttcattttatgatttgtttttgcctttcGTTCAGCCCCATTTACAAATGAACCTCAGTATGTCTAAATTCGTGGCTGTGGCCCCCGAGTTTTCAACATGGCACAACATTAAATGTGCAACAACATTTTGAGATAAATAATTTATCGCTGCATTAATTATTAGTGTCTTACTGTATGTTCATCCTGTTCAGTAAAGCCAGGGATGCTccgagtgtttgtgtgtgttaagtaAATGCTATCAGTCATGTCAAAAAATGCTACATGCTACAATGCTGCTGTCACCTTTCATCACCCACAGCCATGCAAATCCTGCcatttcattgtgtttacattgtCCTGCCGGTAGCAGtcactcctccctctgtgtgcaCAGTCACGGGTTTAGTTGTCAGCAGGCGATTATGTCAAACTGTCGGAGGAAATATGTTTATGCTCATGGaattattaaaagaaatagGCCACTATGAACTACTGTGGCTTATATGAGCTCAATGTCTAAGCTACAATAGCGCTTGAGGCTAACAGATGGCCAACCTGTGgcccccttcttttttttttatatttcttttttttttctggagatCTAGGATTGTGCatgtgttcaagtgtgtgtgtgtgtgtgtgtgtgttgagtttatAGCTGCAAGTGCACATTAACTCACATGCCATTCCTTTGTTGAGAGAGAGCGATGGGAAATGGGATTTTGCTCCACAGAATGGTATGGTTATTTAAAGCaaagcaacacaacaaaagagGGAGActggggaagagaaagagagatagtgAGAGAATGGATTCGAGTCATATACCTGCCAGTGGTGCTTTTCTGTattgttgccatagcaacagcGGCTTgctgtacttgtgtgtgtgtgtgtgtgtgtgcctgtctgtgtgtgtgtgtgtgtgtgtgtgtgtgtgtgtgcctgtctgtgtgtgtgtgtgtgtgtgtgtgtgtgtgacaagcaGTGTAATTCTGCTGGTCACCAGTGTAGCCTAGAGCCGACTCCCCAGCTGCTGGTTGCCATGAGCCCAGACAGACGCATCCTCCGCTCCAGTGATAAATCTTTTCTCCTGGCGTTAAAATCACTAAACAGATTAGGCACGTTTTGTTTTCGGAGACATGTCAAGATGAACGGACACTGCTGGGCTCTGTAGTATCCAAACTGTGACgttaatcatttttaaaggtcccatattttactcttcttctgtgttttgtctgaagtgtagatccataagaagatatatttgtggttttaagaaccaaaaaccatctcagtgtagttttacatctcctctctcaggcttctctctggagctctagtaacaacaggtcggtgagccaatcagaagagaggaggctctgagcctctcttctgattggctgactgttttctgaatgatccaataaaaatatagcagatttcaggtaaaaacactcagagaaaccaaatcctgcaatgtttggatggtgggtccaggtgggcggggcttggtgactgctttgttgtgacatcacaaagttacagaagtcctgacggctggttttaaggctcagtttctgaatacaggctgtgtgcatttctctgtggactgaggctttgatactttcacagtattaatatagaagctagagctgatctataatcacactacgtatggacacagacctttagactatatgcAGAAGTAAAGTCATTAATTAGAGATTAGAGGAAAATAGGCCAAGTAGATTATTTAGTTAGGTAGAGAGTTTATTGTCATTCCATATCAGGACACAGTGAAACTTAGTTTGGCAGCACTCCACTCCTTATTGtagcataaaaacaaagataaataagaataaattaaTTGTAAAAGTGGtcataataaatatacataagAATAAATAGTCTTATATATACTTGAAATATTGTCTATTATTGCATGTGGTAATTGTATTGCGCTGGAGGACTTGTTTGTGGGGCTGGGGGGTGATGGATGGGGTGCCGTGGTTGCAGCAGCTTGTCCACGGCTtgtggaaaacagctgtttctcaGCCGGTCTGTCTGTGTAGATTGCCCTGAGCCTGCCTGAGGGGAGGGTGGTGAACAGGGAGTGTCCAGGGATGTGTGGGGGTCTCTTCATGGGGCTAGTGGTTAGTTTGTGAAGCCTTCTCCAGTGGACGTCGATCGGGTTTAGAAGTGGGGAGCCGACGATCCGCTGCAGGCTGTTGTGCAACTAGAGACCAGACGGCACAACAGTACATCAAGATACTGTCTGTTGTGCAGCGGTAGAAGTTATTTTGTGGGGGGACTCTGTTGATTCGTGACCCTCAAAAAGAAGAGGCAATGTGGGGCTTTCTTGACCAGGTGTGAGGCGTTCAGGTTCCAGGTCAGGTCCTCAGATTCGTGGACTCACAGAAACTTGAAACTGGCAACCCCAAAGAGGAGTCTTCAAATGCACAGACTGAgttaatgatattttttattacacGTTAGCACAGAAAGATGACTACTGACTTGGACTGACACAATGCTCCGTCCACTATTTTCAATTTTAACCCCCTCCTTTCTGTCGTAGAGGGATCTTGAGATGACGGAAGTGGAGCCAGTGTTGGACTTTGCCTCCTCCGGACGCTCGGGGAGGCGAAATGCCCTGCCTGACATCCTGGGCTCTCCGGCCGGCGTAAACCCTGGAGACCTGCCTCTTAAACTAGCTGAGCTCTCCCTCAAAGGTAAATGACACTAGTTAGTTTCAAAAGACTTACAGTTGCTTCAGCTCCAGTTAGAAGCATTTGTTTAGTGTCAgtatcagaatcagaatcaggtttattgccCAGTGGGTTTTTACATAAAAGGAATTTGCTTCGTTGTTTTggttcataaaaataaacatagtaAGATATAAAGAAAGATGAAGCAAAGCAACTGCTGCAAGTCAGATAGCTTAGATATAAAGGAGtcaggtgggggggggcagtgacAGCGGAGGTCTCTGGGCTTGCTGGTCAGTTGCAGCGATGAGTCATTACCAGGTCGTTCATCACGACCGGCACGAGTGTGGTCACCAGGCGTGCCAGATTGGCAGCACTCGTGTCTGCATGGGTAGGAAGCAAATGGGCATAAAATCTAAAGACACTTGGTTCTGTGTGACCTCCAAGGTAAAACATGTCAGCACCTAGTGATGTAATGATCAGGAATTCATTGGTATTGATCAACAGAAGCTTTAGACAGCCTCTTTTTTAGCCTTGACAGTCGCAGCATCATGTTTCTCAttgtgtcttttctttggtGTTTTGTGCGCAGATGGTCCGGGAGGGGCCCAGTCTCCCACGGCGGAGGAGCAACCAGCGCCGCCGGAGGGCTCGGAGGGGAAAGAGGGATCGTAGGGACTCGTTTATTTACCTCCCTGGAAACCTGCAGAGATAACCTGAGAGATGGGATGAGGAACGAGATAGAGGAgagttggggggtgggggtggggaggcGACTTGAGAGCGTGACGGTCTGTGGAGACTCAGCTTGTttgagaagcagctgcagccacagaggGAGCGTGACGGACCGACTACCCCAGGACTGAAGCCGGGAGCTTAGGACTTCTTTTCTGAAAAGAGTCAGACGCTACTTAGTTATAGaaaacactgagtgtgtgtgtgtgtgcgtatgtgtgtgtgtgtgtgtgtgtgtgtgtgtgagctatacacacacacactgtggacaCACTGAGAATCAAAGACCATGACAGATTGTATACTGTACACTACTATTTTtgtatgatttatttaaaatgatagaaaaactGGAATTCGTGAGTCGGACTGTAACATGTACCATTTCCTGCTGATTTTTCTTTAACGGTACATTTGTACGCAACTGGGAACTCACTCACTTACCTACTTACGCTTTTACACTAAATGTGTATTATCTACTACAGGTTTTCAAATCTGAGGTGGTTGCACAGTGTATCTACGTtgtaaatgtacagtttttACCCCTCTCTCGCCCAGACTGTTTCCATCTTAGCAACGACGACCAGGGATTCGATccattggtttgtttttggtttttttaggTGTCCATATGGTGCATAATGTGGAAGAGCCGTCCTTATCTTGAGACATTCCTGTAGAGACTAGTGTCCCACTGCCAGCAACGTACACACTGCTTCTTATAATActggggggaagaaaaaaaagaaaaaagactgtgatgtacttttgttttttttgctcaagGCTGCTTTTAAAAGTCTCTTCACTCTCCAAACCTCTGAAAATGTGTCTCGTGGCAGTTTTACGACCGAAAAAcggaaaatgtttgttgtgtttttttctttctctgtgaagTACTGTTAACCACTCTTTTGGGCTACTGatatttcctgttgtttttaatagGAGGTATCATCACACGTCTTTACTGCTTGAATTgtaaatgaaagagaaacaaaaaacaaaaacaaacacttttgtAACACTCTACAAAATCTGCATTTGCAGATCCGACAGGAGAAGCAACTGAGCTGAGCTTTGCTTAACTTCAGCAGggctttattttcttcttcttcttcttcttcttcttctccttctttatTCCAAAGGCTCCTCACACGTGCTTCTTATATTATCAACAGCATATGCCCCGCTGCCTGAGTAAGGGAGCAGGCATCGAGCAACAACACCGCCGCCACAATGTGTTTTTCCGTGTGCCGAAAATGGCAGCACACTCGCCTTTTGCCTCTCCAGAGTCTGTTCACACTCATCGACACATGAGAAGAGCTgtgaatagagagagagagagagagagagagagagggagcgaggaAGAAGAGCACAGCGAGGGTCCACGGTTTGTCAACTATCAACTCACtgctactgtatatatactgtgttGTAGTATAATCCATGTGTCATACATGCTACCTGTATGATTACCAGACTAACTGTACCCGCGAAGAAATGATGTTCTGTAATTGTTTCTATTTGAAGATTTGTCGTCGGTGGCCGTGTCTTTATGTGgatgtgttttcaaaaatgCAACAAGGGAAGCCTGGTGTGCTGCTGCCCAGCCAGCTGTTTCTGATGCTATAGAGCTGACGAGGAAGCGTTCATGGTCGGATCTGAAGCTGTACGATcaacacttctttttctttttttttttctttttcttgtttttggaGCAGAGGTTTATTTTGTAGTGTCCTGATCTTTTAAGTGGTGCATATATTTCACTTGGCGGGATTGAATCCCACATGTTGATTCTATCTGCTGGTGAAAATTGCCATATTAAACCCACAAGCTTTACATATACAACCGTGTGGTGAACAGTGTCATTTCTGTGGAAGGCCCTCAGTCCTGGTGCGTCGCTTTGAGGTTTCGGCTAATTTAGAAAAACTGCCATGGTAACAGGTTAAACTAAGATGCTAAATATGAGCATGTTAGCGTTGTCACAGTGAGCATGTCAACATATaggcattagcatttagctcaaagtcgGTCAAATCACCCAAATCAGAAGTTTCCAATATTTTCCAACCCAACGGCCCAATTGAAAATCTCTaaaatgttggcggcccacatccGACCCCGTAACAGTAATAAAGCCttcaaacattcaggactgaagcttttacttttttgtttgatggGGGGATCAATTGTCTATTCACCATATGTCTCCTTCCTTttaactcttcctgttgctaaccagctatctaTTTTGATACTGCCATCAtttctttttgcttcttttatGTAAACATCAACTGatgcaaaaatgaaattattttacctgaaaatacaacaacaccATGCGAATGGTGGTGGTTGTTGGTTAGCCTCTGCTAAGCGCTATAGCCGTGTAGCGTGTGATTACAGCCACAGTCTCTGACAAAAAGCACT includes:
- the pkib gene encoding cAMP-dependent protein kinase inhibitor beta: MTEVEPVLDFASSGRSGRRNALPDILGSPAGVNPGDLPLKLAELSLKDGPGGAQSPTAEEQPAPPEGSEGKEGS